One Pleurocapsa sp. PCC 7327 DNA segment encodes these proteins:
- a CDS encoding glycosyltransferase, which yields MRIAYLTGEYPRATDTFIQREVMALRDRGVEVHTFSVRRTGDEHIVGPEQKAERDRTFYILPPNPLNLILAHLTLLLSSPGRYLRALKLAWTTRQYGLKGNLYQLFYFAEAGILAQQIRNRQIQHLHNHIADSSCTVAMLAAELGGFTYSFTLHGPYIFFEPYRWRLDEKIKRALFVCCISYFCRSQAMLFSPMDKWERLHIIHCGVNPDLFDLVSHDRSSKRLLYVGRLAANKGLPILLESLATLKSAHPDILLTVVGDGSDRVALERMTAQLGLQERVKFVGYKSQAEVRQYLQQTDVFVLPSFAEGVPVVLMEAMAAGVPVVATQIAGTSELVEDGIGGYLVPPGDAVSLAQRIEVLLTDSQLRAKFGASGRLKVEKDFNLDKEVDRLYRVMTSALQGKVEAIRPNTSESAIEDLQKASSA from the coding sequence ATGCGAATTGCTTACCTAACTGGCGAATATCCGAGAGCAACAGACACTTTCATTCAGCGCGAGGTGATGGCTTTACGAGACAGAGGGGTAGAAGTCCATACCTTCTCGGTGCGCCGAACGGGTGACGAACACATCGTCGGTCCCGAACAGAAAGCCGAACGCGATCGCACTTTTTATATCCTGCCCCCCAATCCCCTTAATTTAATCTTGGCGCATCTAACGTTACTGCTGAGTTCGCCAGGGAGATATTTACGCGCCCTCAAGCTTGCCTGGACTACGCGGCAGTACGGACTGAAAGGAAATCTATATCAATTGTTCTACTTTGCCGAAGCGGGCATCCTTGCCCAACAGATTAGAAACAGACAAATTCAACACCTACACAATCACATCGCCGACTCTAGTTGTACCGTGGCGATGCTAGCTGCCGAACTGGGTGGCTTTACTTATAGCTTTACCCTACACGGACCTTATATTTTCTTCGAGCCTTACCGCTGGCGACTGGATGAGAAAATTAAACGAGCCTTGTTTGTCTGTTGTATCAGTTATTTCTGCCGCAGTCAAGCGATGCTTTTTTCTCCCATGGATAAATGGGAACGATTGCACATCATCCATTGTGGCGTAAATCCCGACCTGTTCGACCTCGTTTCTCACGATCGCTCTAGTAAACGACTGCTTTATGTCGGTCGTCTAGCAGCCAATAAAGGCTTGCCCATTTTATTAGAAAGTCTTGCTACGTTGAAATCCGCGCATCCAGATATTCTTCTGACCGTAGTTGGCGACGGTTCAGATAGAGTAGCACTGGAAAGGATGACCGCCCAACTGGGTTTACAAGAACGAGTGAAATTCGTCGGCTATAAGTCTCAAGCAGAAGTCCGCCAGTACCTACAGCAGACAGATGTATTTGTCTTGCCGAGTTTTGCAGAAGGCGTGCCGGTTGTCTTGATGGAAGCCATGGCAGCAGGCGTTCCTGTAGTAGCAACGCAGATTGCTGGCACCAGCGAATTGGTTGAGGATGGAATCGGTGGCTATCTGGTGCCGCCAGGGGATGCTGTCTCTCTTGCCCAGCGAATTGAAGTGCTACTGACAGATAGCCAGTTGCGAGCCAAATTTGGTGCGTCCGGTCGCCTGAAAGTCGAAAAAGACTTTAATCTAGACAAGGAAGTCGATCGCCTCTATCGCGTCATGACTTCGGCACTGCAAGGAAAAGTTGAAGCGATTCGTCCAAATACAAGCGAAAGCGCGATCGAGGATTTGCAAAAAGCTTCCTCGGCATAG
- a CDS encoding NAD(P)-dependent oxidoreductase yields MQDNAQTPIVFITGASGFLGRYVVAEALRRGYRVRAIAREKPPFWYEHPALEWVNLDLRQPEGIAEALAGVNAVIHLAAAKAGDYQTQFATTVTATENLLKAMVEANVMRLIAISTFSVFDYLNIPEGATIDEDSPIESHPEERDVYAQTKLLQEVAIRAFEQERDARVTILRPGIIYGRDNLWNAHLGAKVGDRLWIRIGSRACLPLNYVENCAEAIVTAVNCDRAIGQTLNLIDDDLPTQSTYAQKIRQRLTSPPRAIAIDWTVMRLLARTLSTSNKLLFRGRVKLPGLFIPARLHARFKPLQFDNRRAKQVLNWTPRYSLDAALDRIYSNADLLQVSPSTSPASFISPRSE; encoded by the coding sequence ATGCAGGATAACGCGCAAACCCCGATCGTCTTCATTACAGGTGCTTCCGGTTTTTTAGGTCGATACGTCGTCGCTGAGGCGTTGCGACGCGGTTACCGAGTTCGCGCGATCGCGCGGGAAAAACCACCTTTCTGGTACGAACATCCCGCCTTGGAATGGGTAAATTTAGATTTGCGCCAACCAGAAGGCATTGCCGAGGCGTTAGCAGGGGTAAACGCGGTTATACATTTAGCGGCGGCAAAAGCTGGAGATTATCAGACGCAATTTGCCACTACCGTAACGGCGACAGAAAACTTACTCAAGGCAATGGTCGAGGCAAACGTAATGCGTTTGATCGCCATTAGTACGTTTTCAGTCTTCGACTATCTCAACATTCCTGAAGGCGCAACTATAGACGAAGATTCGCCCATTGAAAGCCATCCCGAAGAACGGGATGTCTATGCGCAAACGAAGCTGTTGCAGGAGGTGGCGATTCGCGCTTTCGAGCAAGAACGCGACGCACGAGTGACGATTCTTCGTCCTGGAATCATCTACGGACGGGATAATTTGTGGAATGCTCATCTGGGGGCAAAAGTAGGCGATCGCCTCTGGATTCGTATCGGCAGTCGCGCTTGCCTTCCTTTGAACTATGTGGAAAATTGTGCCGAAGCGATCGTCACTGCCGTGAATTGCGATCGCGCCATTGGGCAAACCCTCAATCTCATTGACGATGACTTGCCCACCCAAAGCACGTATGCTCAGAAAATCAGACAGCGCTTGACATCGCCGCCTCGTGCGATCGCGATCGATTGGACGGTCATGCGCTTGCTGGCACGTACTCTCTCGACGAGCAATAAACTTCTCTTTAGAGGGCGAGTCAAACTACCCGGTCTTTTCATTCCAGCGAGGCTACACGCTCGTTTTAAGCCGCTACAGTTCGATAATAGGCGAGCCAAGCAGGTGCTAAACTGGACTCCGAGATATTCCCTCGATGCCGCCCTCGATCGCATCTACAGCAATGCCGATTTGTTGCAGGTATCTCCTTCTACCAGTCCAGCATCGTTTATCTCACCTCGATCGGAGTAA
- a CDS encoding glycosyltransferase, which yields MSRIGAVAIGRNEGERLVSCLKSLINQLPQDVPIVYVDSGSTDGSVATAQSLGACAIELDASAPFTAARGRNAGFNYLIEHFPDLEYVQFIDGDCELIEGWIEQAVQTLDEDEKLAIVCGRRRERFPDASPYNRLADTEWNTPVGEAKACGGDALMRVSAIREVNGFNDRMICGEEPEMCIRLRQRGWKIRRIDADMTLHDMAMYEFGQWWKRSIRGGWAVAEGAAMHGTPPECYMRRENKSGWMWGFFVPLIAIALAWQTSGLSLLLLLGYPALMWRIYRYRLTQGDLPSHARLYAFWCMLSKPAQAIGQFQYWLMRWRGKQATLIEYKMSVAQRVET from the coding sequence ATGAGCCGCATCGGCGCAGTTGCTATAGGAAGAAATGAAGGCGAACGACTCGTCAGTTGCCTGAAATCTCTAATCAACCAACTTCCCCAGGACGTACCGATTGTCTACGTCGATTCCGGTTCGACAGATGGTAGCGTAGCCACAGCGCAATCTCTAGGCGCTTGCGCGATCGAATTGGACGCATCGGCTCCGTTTACCGCAGCGCGAGGACGAAATGCCGGATTTAACTATCTGATCGAGCATTTTCCCGATCTCGAATACGTCCAATTTATCGATGGAGATTGCGAACTAATTGAGGGGTGGATCGAGCAAGCCGTACAAACCCTCGATGAAGACGAAAAACTCGCCATTGTCTGCGGTCGTCGGCGAGAACGGTTTCCCGACGCATCGCCCTACAATCGACTCGCTGACACGGAATGGAATACACCCGTTGGCGAAGCGAAAGCCTGCGGTGGCGATGCCTTAATGCGAGTCAGTGCTATTCGAGAAGTCAACGGCTTTAACGATCGCATGATCTGCGGAGAAGAACCGGAAATGTGCATCCGCCTGCGCCAGCGCGGATGGAAAATTCGGCGCATCGATGCCGACATGACCCTACACGATATGGCGATGTACGAGTTCGGTCAGTGGTGGAAGCGCTCGATCCGTGGCGGTTGGGCAGTTGCCGAAGGAGCAGCCATGCACGGCACGCCACCAGAGTGCTATATGAGGCGAGAAAATAAGAGCGGCTGGATGTGGGGATTTTTTGTCCCGCTAATCGCGATCGCTTTGGCTTGGCAGACTTCTGGACTCAGTTTACTGCTATTGCTCGGTTATCCAGCCTTAATGTGGCGAATTTATCGCTATCGTCTCACTCAAGGCGATTTACCCTCTCACGCTCGCCTGTATGCTTTTTGGTGTATGCTATCTAAACCAGCGCAGGCGATCGGTCAGTTCCAGTACTGGCTGATGCGTTGGCGCGGCAAGCAAGCGACGCTAATCGAATATAAAATGTCTGTTGCACAGAGAGTCGAGACATAA
- a CDS encoding Gfo/Idh/MocA family protein: MRIAIVGCGFVADYYLKTLPFHPNLELVGVMDRDLARASIYSSHYSVPFYRSLEELLEDDRVDLVVNLTNPSSHFSVSKACLEAGKHVYSEKPLAMALSEAQELVGLAERRGLLITSAPCNLLGETAQTLWKALRENVIGTARLVYAEIDDGLLHRMAYKQWTNGIGIPWPYKDEFEVGCTLEHAGYYISWLAAFFGPAQTVTAFSSCLIPDKQTDVPLAVNSPDFSVACIKFASGIVARLTCSIIAPHNHGLQIIGDEGILSTHDCWYYNSPVYIKRRITIRRKTLETPWKIKYPLVGKPKKRYPYKGAMQMDFCRGVAELASAIAEQRPCRLSARFSLHINEVVLAIHNALETGSPYKITSSFDAIEPMPWAKS; encoded by the coding sequence ATGCGGATTGCGATCGTTGGCTGTGGCTTTGTTGCCGATTACTATTTAAAAACGCTTCCCTTCCATCCCAATCTAGAACTGGTAGGAGTCATGGATCGAGATTTGGCGAGAGCATCTATCTACTCTAGCCATTATTCAGTGCCTTTCTACCGTTCCTTAGAGGAGCTACTTGAGGACGATCGCGTCGATCTCGTCGTCAATCTCACTAATCCTAGCAGCCATTTCTCGGTTTCCAAAGCCTGTTTGGAGGCTGGCAAGCACGTCTACTCTGAAAAGCCGTTGGCGATGGCGCTCTCGGAAGCCCAAGAACTGGTAGGCTTAGCCGAACGACGAGGCTTATTAATTACCTCTGCTCCCTGCAATCTGCTTGGGGAAACCGCGCAAACCCTCTGGAAAGCGCTGCGAGAAAACGTTATCGGGACTGCGCGACTCGTCTATGCAGAGATAGACGACGGATTGCTGCATCGCATGGCATACAAGCAATGGACTAACGGGATCGGCATTCCCTGGCCCTACAAAGATGAATTTGAAGTCGGGTGTACTTTGGAACACGCTGGCTATTATATCTCCTGGCTGGCGGCTTTTTTTGGTCCGGCGCAAACTGTTACTGCCTTTTCTTCCTGCTTAATCCCCGACAAGCAAACAGACGTTCCCTTGGCGGTTAATTCGCCAGATTTTTCGGTTGCTTGTATTAAGTTTGCTTCCGGCATTGTTGCCAGATTGACCTGTAGTATCATTGCGCCTCACAACCATGGGCTGCAAATTATCGGCGACGAAGGCATACTTTCTACCCATGATTGCTGGTACTATAACTCCCCAGTTTATATCAAGCGCAGAATCACGATCCGGCGCAAGACCCTTGAGACTCCATGGAAAATTAAATATCCGCTGGTCGGAAAACCCAAGAAACGCTATCCCTATAAAGGAGCCATGCAAATGGATTTCTGTCGGGGCGTGGCAGAATTGGCTAGCGCGATCGCCGAGCAACGTCCCTGCCGCCTGTCAGCCAGATTTTCTCTCCATATCAATGAGGTCGTTCTCGCCATTCACAATGCGCTGGAAACAGGCTCTCCCTACAAAATTACCTCATCCTTCGACGCAATCGAGCCGATGCCGTGGGCAAAATCGTGA
- a CDS encoding phosphate-starvation-inducible PsiE family protein yields the protein MKFLRKLAMGVRQLFKDENFLYGIHKVENLVSKVLSIALIIVILFSLFDLVMILSIDLIATEATGFFSKTLIEIFGMFLNILIALELLENITAYLRRHIVQVELVVVTALIAVARKIIIFDPKQYDKIDLIALAIASLALSASYWLIRRMNQHK from the coding sequence ATGAAATTTTTAAGAAAATTAGCAATGGGAGTTAGACAATTATTCAAAGACGAAAATTTTCTCTATGGGATTCACAAGGTGGAAAACCTGGTTTCAAAAGTTTTATCTATTGCACTAATTATTGTTATTTTATTTTCTCTGTTCGATCTAGTCATGATTTTGTCTATAGATCTAATCGCGACAGAAGCCACTGGTTTTTTTAGTAAAACTTTAATTGAAATTTTTGGGATGTTTTTAAACATACTAATCGCTCTAGAATTGTTAGAAAATATAACCGCTTATTTAAGAAGACATATCGTTCAAGTTGAGTTAGTTGTCGTTACAGCTTTAATTGCGGTTGCTCGCAAAATTATTATTTTCGATCCCAAACAATACGACAAGATCGATCTCATTGCTCTAGCCATTGCCAGCCTCGCACTTTCAGCGAGTTATTGGCTGATTCGACGCATGAATCAACACAAATAG
- a CDS encoding cation:proton antiporter, translated as MINAITSISPPTFPLLATATESEYAPIVLTGVLLSLVVIYLASKLGGELSRMLDFPPVLGELIAGVVIGASALHLVVFPESGAIASDSVIVSILKFIDNLSPEALTTIFQSQSEVISVLAELGVIILLFEIGLESDIRELQKVGYQATIVACVGVAVPFGAGTAGLMLLFHVPAIPAIFAGAALTATSIGITSKVLSEIGQLKSKEGQIIVGAAVIDDILGIIVLAVVASLAKTGEVDIANVIYLIVSATVFLIGSILLGKFFNKSFVAIANVLQTRGNLIVPAFIFAFFMAFIGNAIHLEAILGAFAAGLVLDETDKRKELDEQVKPIADILVPIFFVTVGAKVDLGVLNPLVPENREGLIISTFLIGVAILGKIVTGWSVFGQSGINRLAIGIGMIPRGEVGLVFAAIGTASGVLDKPLQAAIIIMVILTTFLAPPFLRLAFGESQKQVESAKQVKQADLAR; from the coding sequence ATGATTAATGCAATAACCTCGATCTCACCTCCAACATTTCCTCTACTAGCAACTGCAACAGAATCTGAATATGCCCCCATCGTCCTAACTGGCGTACTGCTGAGTTTAGTGGTTATTTACCTTGCCAGCAAACTCGGCGGGGAATTGTCTCGCATGCTGGACTTTCCCCCCGTTTTAGGAGAATTGATTGCTGGCGTAGTTATAGGCGCTTCTGCGCTACATTTGGTCGTTTTCCCCGAAAGCGGCGCTATTGCCTCCGACTCAGTCATTGTTAGTATTCTCAAATTCATCGATAACCTCTCTCCCGAAGCGCTAACGACCATTTTCCAAAGTCAAAGCGAGGTTATCTCCGTTCTAGCAGAACTCGGAGTCATTATCCTCCTTTTTGAAATCGGTCTAGAATCTGACATTCGAGAATTGCAAAAAGTCGGCTATCAAGCGACGATTGTTGCTTGCGTTGGCGTAGCGGTTCCTTTTGGCGCGGGTACTGCTGGGCTAATGTTACTCTTTCACGTTCCAGCCATTCCAGCGATTTTTGCAGGCGCGGCACTGACAGCCACCAGCATCGGCATCACGTCCAAAGTTTTGTCAGAAATTGGGCAACTCAAGTCTAAAGAAGGTCAGATTATTGTCGGTGCTGCTGTTATCGACGATATCCTGGGCATTATCGTTTTGGCAGTAGTGGCAAGCCTTGCTAAAACTGGCGAAGTAGACATAGCGAATGTTATCTACCTAATTGTCAGCGCTACCGTTTTTCTCATCGGTTCGATCCTACTGGGCAAATTCTTTAATAAATCTTTTGTCGCGATCGCCAACGTGCTGCAAACGCGAGGAAATCTTATCGTTCCAGCTTTTATCTTCGCCTTTTTTATGGCTTTCATTGGCAACGCCATTCATTTAGAAGCCATTTTGGGTGCGTTTGCGGCGGGTTTAGTCCTAGATGAAACCGACAAGCGCAAAGAACTAGATGAGCAAGTTAAACCCATCGCCGACATCCTCGTGCCGATTTTCTTTGTCACCGTCGGTGCCAAAGTCGATCTAGGCGTTCTCAATCCCCTTGTTCCTGAAAATCGAGAGGGATTGATTATTTCTACCTTCTTGATTGGAGTGGCAATTCTGGGCAAAATCGTGACGGGATGGTCAGTTTTCGGTCAATCTGGCATTAATCGCTTAGCGATCGGCATCGGCATGATTCCGCGCGGCGAAGTCGGACTGGTGTTTGCCGCGATCGGTACGGCTAGCGGCGTTCTTGACAAACCTTTGCAAGCTGCGATTATTATTATGGTCATTCTGACCACTTTTTTAGCCCCACCGTTCTTACGGTTAGCCTTTGGAGAATCCCAAAAGCAAGTAGAATCAGCAAAGCAAGTGAAGCAAGCTGATTTAGCTCGATAA
- a CDS encoding nitrate ABC transporter ATP-binding protein (This model describes the ATP binding subunits of ATP-binding cassette (ABC) transporters for nitrate transport, or for bicarbonate transport, in bacteria and archaea.), which translates to MQAVQNTIPQRSQAFDDKAFLVIEGVSKVYPTPAGPYTVLENVNLTVNEGEFICVIGHSGCGKSTLLNMVSGFASPTTGSVRVNGKPIKKPGPDRMVVFQNYALLPWLTVFENVYLAVDAVYPKKLEQEKRAIVRDHLAMVGLSEAAEKKPPQISGGMKQRVSIARALSIRPEVLILDEPFGALDAITKEELQEELLKIWNEHRCTVLMITHDIDEALFLADRLVMMTNGPAANIGEILEIPFPRPRDRERIMEDPQYYDLRNYALDFLYNRFARDDAA; encoded by the coding sequence ATGCAAGCCGTTCAAAATACGATTCCACAAAGATCGCAAGCTTTTGATGATAAAGCCTTTCTGGTTATTGAAGGTGTCTCCAAGGTTTATCCCACTCCAGCAGGACCTTATACTGTCCTAGAAAACGTCAATCTGACGGTTAATGAAGGGGAATTTATTTGCGTTATCGGTCACTCTGGTTGCGGTAAATCAACGTTGTTGAATATGGTTTCCGGTTTCGCCAGCCCTACAACTGGTTCGGTTCGCGTAAACGGAAAACCCATTAAAAAACCGGGTCCCGATCGCATGGTGGTTTTCCAAAATTATGCTCTCCTGCCTTGGCTGACGGTATTTGAGAACGTTTATTTAGCCGTCGATGCTGTTTATCCCAAAAAATTGGAACAGGAAAAAAGAGCGATCGTTCGCGACCATTTAGCGATGGTGGGATTGTCGGAAGCAGCAGAGAAAAAACCCCCGCAAATTTCTGGTGGGATGAAACAACGGGTTTCCATCGCTAGAGCGCTCTCAATTCGTCCTGAAGTCTTAATTTTAGACGAACCTTTTGGGGCATTGGATGCTATCACCAAAGAGGAATTACAAGAAGAATTGCTCAAAATTTGGAACGAGCATCGCTGTACGGTGTTGATGATTACCCACGATATCGACGAAGCCCTATTTTTGGCAGATCGCTTAGTCATGATGACCAACGGGCCGGCGGCAAACATCGGCGAGATTCTGGAGATTCCTTTTCCGCGTCCGAGAGATCGGGAACGCATTATGGAAGATCCGCAATACTACGATCTGCGTAACTATGCCCTAGACTTTCTCTATAATCGCTTTGCTCGCGACGATGCGGCATAA
- a CDS encoding SulP family inorganic anion transporter: protein MQITNRIHFYNLRGDLFGGVTTAIVSLPLALAFGVASGAGPVAGLYGAVCVGFFAALFGGTPTLISEPTGPMTVVMTTIVASMTAKNPENGMAMAFTIVMLAGIFQIIFGAFKLGKYITLMPYSVISGFMSGIGVILIILQLAPFVGQPNPKGGVLGMVQNLPQLLSNINPAEAALGALTLAIIFLMPSKIKRYAPPQLVALIVGTIVSLTIFGGVEIRRIGEIPMGLPTLQIPTFTPAQITTMIIDGAMLGMLGCIDTLLTAVIADSLTRTEHKSDKELIGQGIGNLVSGLCGGLPGAGATMGTVVNIQTGASTALSGLTRALILLVVVLWAANLTETIPMAVLAGIALKVGIDILDWSFLKRSHKVSVKGALIMYGVLLLTVFVDLIVAVGVGVFIANILTIERLSSLQAREVKAISDADDEISLTAEEKALLDRANGRVLLFYLSGPMIFGVSKAIDREHRAMADADVLIVDLSDVPMLGVTASLAIENAIKDACDKGLKVFVVGAAGKVKRRLERLGLFDLIPHHHLLMDRTEALQQAVALVEGHTANPNETALESH from the coding sequence ATGCAAATAACCAATCGCATTCATTTTTATAACTTGCGCGGCGACCTATTTGGAGGCGTAACTACGGCGATCGTTTCCTTACCGCTAGCGCTAGCATTCGGTGTCGCTTCCGGTGCCGGTCCCGTAGCTGGTCTCTACGGCGCTGTTTGCGTTGGCTTTTTTGCCGCACTGTTTGGCGGCACGCCAACCCTGATTTCCGAACCAACCGGACCGATGACCGTGGTCATGACGACGATTGTCGCCAGTATGACGGCTAAAAACCCGGAGAACGGTATGGCAATGGCGTTTACCATTGTCATGCTGGCGGGAATCTTTCAAATTATTTTTGGAGCCTTCAAGCTGGGGAAATATATTACCCTCATGCCCTACAGCGTAATTTCGGGTTTTATGTCCGGGATCGGAGTTATCCTAATTATCCTTCAGCTAGCTCCGTTTGTCGGACAGCCCAATCCCAAGGGCGGGGTACTAGGCATGGTGCAAAACCTACCCCAACTGTTGTCTAATATCAATCCGGCTGAAGCTGCCTTGGGTGCGCTGACACTGGCAATTATTTTCTTAATGCCATCAAAAATCAAGCGCTATGCTCCCCCCCAACTGGTGGCATTAATTGTGGGTACTATCGTCTCTCTGACCATCTTTGGCGGGGTTGAGATCAGACGAATTGGCGAGATCCCAATGGGACTGCCAACTTTGCAAATCCCTACATTTACTCCTGCCCAAATCACAACGATGATTATTGATGGGGCAATGCTGGGGATGCTGGGATGTATCGATACCTTGCTTACGGCAGTGATTGCCGACAGTTTGACCCGTACCGAACACAAATCTGACAAAGAATTGATTGGTCAAGGGATTGGGAACTTGGTTTCCGGGTTGTGCGGCGGCTTGCCCGGTGCGGGTGCCACCATGGGAACGGTGGTCAATATCCAGACTGGCGCTAGCACTGCTTTATCGGGTCTAACTCGCGCTCTGATTTTATTGGTGGTCGTGCTGTGGGCTGCTAATCTAACCGAAACCATTCCCATGGCAGTACTGGCTGGTATCGCCCTTAAGGTGGGGATTGACATTCTCGATTGGAGCTTCCTCAAGCGCTCTCATAAAGTATCTGTCAAAGGAGCGCTCATTATGTACGGCGTGTTGCTCCTGACTGTATTTGTCGATCTGATCGTTGCCGTCGGCGTTGGGGTATTTATTGCTAATATTCTGACAATCGAGCGTCTTTCTAGCCTCCAAGCTAGGGAGGTGAAAGCGATCAGCGATGCCGATGACGAAATTTCCCTGACCGCAGAAGAAAAAGCGCTTCTCGATCGCGCTAACGGTCGCGTGTTGCTATTCTACCTGAGCGGACCAATGATCTTCGGGGTATCTAAAGCGATCGATCGCGAACATAGAGCGATGGCAGATGCTGATGTCCTGATCGTAGATTTGAGCGACGTGCCGATGCTAGGCGTAACGGCTTCTTTGGCGATCGAGAATGCCATCAAGGACGCTTGCGATAAGGGCCTTAAAGTGTTCGTCGTAGGTGCGGCTGGCAAAGTTAAGCGCCGACTGGAACGCTTGGGACTTTTCGACCTCATTCCTCACCATCATCTGTTAATGGATCGCACCGAAGCCTTGCAGCAAGCTGTTGCCTTGGTTGAGGGTCATACCGCTAATCCAAATGAGACAGCACTCGAAAGTCATTGA